Proteins from one Paraburkholderia sp. BL10I2N1 genomic window:
- the serB gene encoding phosphoserine phosphatase SerB yields the protein MNLVIQSPAPLPEAHVKPLVAIARGTRATPVDQYALRIEGADPAQRGDIDVYCGTHQLDYAFIEPGRRFADFGLVAMDMDSTLITIECIDEIADFCGLKAEVAAITEASMRGEIKDFNESLTRRVALLMGLDAAALERVYEERLRLSPGAERMLAGAKAAGLRTLLVSGGFTFFTEKLKARLGLDFTRANTLEIIDGKLTGNVVGEIVNADVKARMLRETCAQLGIEPARAIAMGDGSNDLKMMAEAGVSVAFRAKPVVREAASVAFNHVGLDGLLRLF from the coding sequence ATGAACCTCGTCATCCAAAGCCCCGCGCCGCTCCCCGAAGCCCATGTCAAACCGCTCGTCGCGATCGCGCGCGGCACACGTGCAACCCCTGTCGACCAATACGCCCTGCGTATCGAAGGGGCGGACCCCGCCCAGCGCGGTGACATCGACGTCTACTGCGGCACGCATCAACTCGACTACGCGTTCATCGAACCGGGCCGGCGCTTCGCCGACTTCGGCCTCGTCGCGATGGACATGGATTCGACGCTGATCACCATTGAATGTATTGATGAGATCGCCGATTTCTGCGGGCTCAAGGCGGAAGTCGCGGCAATCACCGAAGCATCGATGCGCGGCGAGATCAAGGATTTCAACGAGAGCCTGACGCGCCGGGTCGCGCTGCTGATGGGCCTCGATGCAGCGGCTCTCGAACGGGTCTATGAAGAGCGGTTGCGGCTGTCGCCAGGCGCTGAGCGCATGCTTGCCGGAGCCAAAGCGGCCGGCCTCAGGACATTGCTCGTGTCGGGCGGCTTCACGTTTTTCACCGAAAAACTGAAGGCGCGTCTCGGTCTCGATTTCACGCGTGCGAATACGCTGGAGATTATCGACGGAAAGCTGACCGGCAACGTCGTCGGCGAAATCGTCAACGCGGACGTCAAGGCACGCATGCTGCGGGAAACCTGCGCGCAACTCGGCATCGAACCGGCCCGCGCAATCGCAATGGGCGACGGCTCGAACGATCTAAAGATGATGGCCGAAGCGGGCGTGTCGGTCGCCTTCCGCGCGAAGCCAGTGGTGCGCGAAGCCGCGAGCGTCGCGTTCAACCATGTCGGGCTCGACGGGTTGCTGCGGCTCTTCTGA
- the ligD gene encoding DNA ligase D produces the protein MTDRLENYHRKRRFNETPEPSGAGAKKRAPAGEPSRQIAHALSYVIQEHHARRLHYDFRLELDGTLLSWAVPKGPSLDPSVKRLAVHVEDHPLEYGSFEGEIPQGNYGAGSVIVWDRGTWEPIGGEAHVREMYKAGKLKFTLHGEKLHGNWMLVRSHMQGTGDKEQWLLIKERDEAARSESEFNVLARLPGSVLDGGANPTKENKAEVKKPPVARKRASAADSTKTDIVATRSSQSLRELAVSPAIAGAVKAPLPATLKPQLATLVDSAPSGGDWSYEIKFDGYRVLARIDRHAKKQQTHLFTRAGNDWTAKFRKQVDPLDQLDIDSAWLDGEAVVLDRNGVPSFQALQNAFDANRPQDIVIYLFDIPFLNGYDLRGVPLVQRRAILRALLEPLESDILRFSDDFAFSADGLLKSAGEMGLEGIIGKRRDSVYASGRTAAWIKLKCRRRQEFVIGGYTEPAGSRTAFGALLLGVYDGKGKLQYAGRVGTGFNAALLNSLKKELDARETSRMPFASAPDERSRTPVHWVKPELVAECDFAEWTDEGSVRQASFVGLRRDKPARQIVKEAPRKGDDVQQTINDTMQDPSTPKQRATKRVAGDSGASGEAARAAKSARPATSSGKDAAVQSGASKAGSATVASVRVSHPDRVIDRSTGTRKIDLVRYYESVADWLLPHLKDRPVSLVRAPEDIGGELFFQKHSQKLSIPGVTQHPDLDPGHPPLITIDSLKALIGAAQMGTIELHTWNALASSIEKPDRMVFDLDPDPSLGWKSMIEAAQLTRSLLEELGLVSFCKTSGGKGLHVVVPLAKQAGWDEVKAFSQAVAQHMATTLPTHFAAKMGAQNRKKKIFVDYLRNNRGSSTVAAWSTRARPGLGVSVPLTWEEVPATKAGDQWNIANLHERLDGLKQDPWAAYAKTRQRITAAMKKRLEKAEPE, from the coding sequence ATGACCGACAGACTCGAAAACTACCACCGCAAGCGGCGCTTTAACGAGACGCCCGAGCCATCCGGCGCCGGTGCGAAAAAGCGTGCGCCTGCAGGCGAGCCGTCGCGACAGATCGCGCATGCGCTCTCATATGTCATCCAGGAACACCACGCGCGTCGTCTGCATTACGACTTCCGTCTGGAACTCGACGGCACGCTGTTGTCGTGGGCGGTGCCGAAAGGGCCGAGTCTCGATCCGTCGGTAAAGCGGCTGGCTGTGCATGTCGAAGACCATCCGCTCGAGTACGGTTCGTTCGAGGGTGAGATCCCGCAAGGCAATTACGGTGCGGGCAGCGTGATCGTCTGGGATCGCGGCACGTGGGAGCCCATCGGCGGCGAAGCGCATGTGCGCGAAATGTACAAGGCCGGCAAACTGAAATTCACCTTGCATGGCGAGAAACTGCACGGCAACTGGATGCTCGTGCGCAGCCATATGCAAGGAACCGGCGACAAAGAGCAGTGGCTTCTCATCAAGGAACGCGATGAAGCGGCTCGTAGCGAAAGCGAGTTCAATGTGCTTGCCAGACTTCCGGGCAGCGTGCTCGATGGCGGCGCGAACCCGACGAAAGAGAACAAGGCTGAAGTGAAGAAGCCACCCGTGGCAAGGAAGCGGGCGAGCGCAGCCGATTCGACAAAGACCGACATCGTCGCTACACGCAGTTCTCAGTCCCTGCGCGAACTGGCTGTTTCGCCGGCAATCGCGGGTGCGGTCAAGGCACCCCTTCCTGCGACCTTGAAGCCGCAGCTCGCGACGCTCGTCGACAGCGCGCCATCAGGTGGCGACTGGTCGTACGAAATCAAGTTCGATGGCTATCGCGTGCTGGCGCGCATCGACCGTCATGCGAAGAAACAGCAGACGCACCTTTTCACGCGTGCCGGCAACGACTGGACCGCTAAATTCCGCAAGCAGGTCGATCCACTCGATCAGCTCGACATCGATTCCGCGTGGCTCGACGGTGAAGCCGTGGTGCTGGACCGCAACGGCGTGCCGAGCTTCCAGGCGCTGCAAAACGCCTTCGATGCCAATCGTCCTCAGGACATCGTCATCTACCTGTTCGACATCCCGTTTCTGAACGGCTACGACCTGCGCGGCGTGCCGCTCGTGCAACGTCGCGCGATCCTGCGCGCGCTGCTTGAGCCGCTCGAAAGTGACATCCTGCGTTTCTCCGATGACTTCGCTTTCTCTGCCGACGGCCTGCTGAAAAGTGCCGGCGAGATGGGCCTCGAAGGCATCATCGGCAAGCGCCGCGACAGCGTCTATGCATCGGGCCGTACGGCGGCATGGATCAAACTCAAATGCCGACGTCGCCAGGAATTCGTGATCGGCGGCTATACCGAGCCGGCGGGCAGTCGCACAGCCTTCGGTGCGCTGCTGCTCGGCGTGTATGACGGCAAGGGCAAGCTGCAGTATGCGGGCCGCGTCGGCACCGGCTTCAATGCCGCGCTGCTGAATTCGCTGAAGAAGGAACTCGACGCGCGTGAAACGTCGCGCATGCCGTTTGCCAGCGCACCTGATGAACGCAGCCGTACACCTGTGCACTGGGTAAAGCCGGAACTGGTAGCCGAATGCGATTTCGCCGAGTGGACCGACGAGGGGAGTGTACGGCAGGCATCGTTCGTCGGCCTGCGCCGCGACAAGCCGGCGCGGCAGATCGTGAAGGAAGCGCCGCGCAAAGGAGACGACGTGCAGCAGACTATCAACGACACCATGCAGGACCCGTCAACTCCGAAGCAGCGCGCGACGAAGCGGGTAGCCGGAGATTCAGGCGCGTCGGGCGAAGCCGCACGTGCGGCAAAATCTGCCAGGCCGGCGACCTCTAGCGGCAAGGATGCTGCCGTTCAGTCAGGCGCGTCGAAAGCGGGCAGTGCGACCGTCGCCAGCGTGCGTGTGTCGCATCCCGACCGCGTCATCGACAGGAGCACCGGCACGCGCAAGATCGATCTCGTGCGCTATTACGAGTCGGTCGCCGACTGGCTGCTGCCGCATCTAAAGGACCGTCCCGTATCACTCGTGCGAGCGCCGGAGGACATCGGCGGCGAACTGTTTTTTCAGAAGCACAGCCAGAAACTGTCCATTCCGGGCGTCACGCAACATCCCGATCTGGATCCGGGCCATCCACCACTGATTACGATCGACAGCCTGAAGGCGCTCATCGGCGCCGCGCAGATGGGCACCATCGAACTGCACACCTGGAACGCACTCGCTTCGAGCATCGAGAAGCCCGATCGCATGGTATTCGACCTCGACCCCGATCCATCGCTTGGCTGGAAAAGCATGATCGAAGCCGCCCAGCTGACCCGTTCGCTGCTCGAGGAACTGGGACTCGTATCGTTCTGCAAGACGAGTGGCGGCAAGGGTCTGCATGTCGTCGTGCCGCTTGCGAAGCAGGCTGGCTGGGACGAAGTGAAGGCGTTCTCTCAGGCGGTCGCGCAGCACATGGCGACGACGCTGCCGACACACTTCGCAGCGAAGATGGGGGCGCAGAACCGCAAGAAGAAAATCTTCGTCGACTATCTGCGCAACAACCGCGGGTCCAGCACGGTCGCCGCCTGGTCGACGCGCGCGCGGCCGGGACTTGGCGTGTCCGTGCCACTGACGTGGGAGGAAGTGCCTGCCACGAAGGCCGGCGATCAATGGAACATCGCGAACCTGCACGAGCGGCTCGACGGGCTAAAGCAGGACCCGTGGGCCGCGTATGCGAAGACCCGCCAGCGCATCACCGCTGCCATGAAAAAGCGGCTGGAGAAAGCGGAGCCGGAATGA
- the bktB gene encoding beta-ketothiolase BktB — translation MQKEVVVVSGVRTAIGDFGGSLKDFSPTDLGARVVHEVLARAKVAGDEVGHVVFGNVVHTEPKDMYLARVAALNGGVAQHAPALTVNRLCGSGLQAIVSAAQGILLGDADIAIGGGSECMSRAPYVMPAARFGQRMGDSRLIDMMLGALNDPFQSIHMGVTAENVAKKFDISREAQDALALESHRRAAKAIGSGYFKEQILPITIPSKKGDTVFDTDEHVRLNASPEDFSKLKPVFAKENGTVTAGNASGINDAAAAVVLMERSVAEKRGAKPLARLVAYAHAGVDPAYMGIGPVPATRKVLERAGLTVADLDVIEANEAFAAQACAVSKELGLDPAKVNPNGSGISLGHPIGATGALITVKALYELQRIGGRYALVTMCIGGGQGIAAIFERI, via the coding sequence ATGCAAAAGGAAGTCGTAGTGGTGAGCGGCGTACGGACGGCCATCGGTGATTTCGGCGGCAGCCTGAAGGATTTTTCGCCGACGGATCTGGGCGCACGCGTGGTCCATGAAGTGCTCGCGCGGGCGAAGGTGGCGGGCGACGAAGTCGGTCACGTCGTGTTCGGCAACGTGGTTCACACGGAGCCGAAGGACATGTATCTGGCCCGTGTCGCCGCGCTCAACGGAGGCGTCGCGCAGCACGCGCCCGCGCTGACCGTGAACCGGCTGTGCGGCTCTGGCCTGCAGGCCATCGTGTCGGCCGCGCAGGGCATCCTGCTGGGAGACGCGGACATCGCGATCGGTGGTGGTTCGGAATGCATGAGCCGCGCGCCGTATGTGATGCCGGCTGCGCGCTTCGGTCAGCGCATGGGCGATTCCCGCCTGATCGACATGATGCTGGGCGCGCTGAACGACCCGTTCCAGTCGATCCATATGGGTGTGACCGCCGAGAATGTCGCGAAGAAATTCGACATCTCGCGCGAAGCGCAGGACGCGCTCGCGCTCGAATCGCACCGCCGCGCGGCAAAAGCGATCGGGAGCGGCTACTTCAAGGAACAGATTCTTCCGATCACGATCCCATCGAAGAAGGGCGACACGGTCTTCGATACAGACGAACACGTGCGACTGAACGCATCGCCTGAAGATTTCTCGAAGCTCAAGCCGGTGTTCGCAAAGGAAAACGGCACGGTGACGGCGGGCAACGCGTCGGGCATCAACGACGCCGCAGCCGCGGTCGTCCTGATGGAGCGCAGCGTGGCCGAAAAGCGCGGCGCGAAGCCGCTCGCCCGGCTGGTCGCTTACGCGCATGCGGGCGTCGACCCGGCGTATATGGGCATCGGCCCGGTGCCGGCCACGCGCAAGGTGCTCGAACGCGCCGGCCTCACGGTCGCGGACCTCGACGTGATCGAGGCGAACGAAGCATTTGCCGCGCAGGCCTGCGCGGTCAGCAAGGAACTTGGGCTCGACCCCGCGAAGGTCAATCCGAACGGCTCCGGCATTTCGCTCGGCCACCCGATCGGCGCGACCGGCGCGTTGATCACCGTGAAGGCGCTGTACGAACTGCAGCGCATCGGTGGGCGCTATGCGCTCGTGACGATGTGCATCGGCGGCGGGCAGGGCATCGCGGCGATCTTTGAGCGGATCTGA
- the rimO gene encoding 30S ribosomal protein S12 methylthiotransferase RimO, with protein sequence MPQTSSSITPHATAPKVGFVSLGCPKALVDSEQIITQLRAEGYEISGTYEGADLVVVNTCGFIDEAVQESLDAIGEALTENGKVIVTGCLGAKKSASGSGLIEEVHPKVLAVTGPHAVGEVMQHVHSHLPKPHDPFVDLVPAAGVKLTPRHYAYLKISEGCNHRCTFCIIPSMRGDLVSRPVAEVMLEAENLFKSGVKELLVISQDTSAYGVDVKYRTGFWNGKPIKTRMTDLVGALGELAAQYGAWVRLHYVYPYPSVDEVIPMMAEGPFKGHVLPYLDVPFQHAHPEVLKRMKRPANAEKVLERVRAWREICPDLTIRSTFIAGFPGETEEQFETLLDFIREAELDRVGCFAYSPVEGASANELDGALPDEVREERRARFMEVAEEVSAKRIARKVGKTLKVLVDEINSDGGIGRTAADAPEIDGVVYIAPSTKASKRYKVGDFVSVRITGADGHDLWGEV encoded by the coding sequence ATGCCGCAGACTTCCTCCTCCATCACGCCACACGCCACCGCCCCGAAAGTCGGATTCGTGTCCCTCGGGTGCCCGAAAGCGCTCGTCGATTCCGAGCAGATCATCACGCAGTTGCGCGCCGAAGGTTACGAGATTTCCGGCACATATGAGGGCGCGGACCTCGTCGTCGTCAACACCTGTGGTTTTATCGACGAAGCCGTCCAGGAAAGCCTCGACGCGATCGGCGAAGCGCTCACTGAAAACGGCAAGGTGATCGTCACCGGCTGCCTTGGCGCGAAGAAGAGCGCGAGCGGTTCGGGTCTAATCGAGGAAGTGCATCCGAAAGTGCTCGCCGTCACCGGTCCGCACGCAGTCGGCGAAGTGATGCAGCATGTGCACAGCCACCTGCCGAAACCGCACGATCCGTTCGTCGATCTCGTGCCGGCCGCGGGCGTGAAGCTCACGCCGCGTCACTACGCGTATCTGAAGATTTCCGAAGGCTGCAATCACCGCTGCACCTTCTGCATCATCCCGTCGATGCGCGGCGATCTCGTGTCGCGCCCTGTCGCGGAAGTGATGCTCGAAGCGGAGAACCTCTTCAAGTCAGGCGTTAAGGAGCTGCTCGTCATTTCGCAGGACACGAGCGCATATGGCGTCGACGTCAAGTATCGCACTGGTTTCTGGAACGGCAAGCCAATCAAGACGCGTATGACGGACCTCGTCGGCGCGCTTGGCGAACTCGCCGCGCAGTATGGCGCGTGGGTGCGGCTTCATTACGTGTATCCGTATCCGAGTGTCGACGAAGTGATTCCGATGATGGCCGAAGGTCCGTTCAAGGGCCACGTGCTGCCATACCTCGACGTGCCGTTCCAGCACGCGCACCCGGAAGTGCTGAAGCGCATGAAGCGCCCGGCCAACGCCGAGAAAGTGCTCGAGCGTGTGCGTGCGTGGCGCGAAATCTGTCCCGACCTGACGATCCGCAGCACGTTCATCGCCGGCTTCCCGGGCGAAACGGAAGAGCAGTTCGAAACGCTGCTCGACTTCATCCGCGAGGCGGAGCTGGATCGCGTCGGCTGCTTTGCCTACTCGCCAGTCGAAGGCGCCAGCGCGAACGAGCTCGACGGTGCATTGCCCGACGAAGTGCGCGAGGAACGTCGCGCCCGCTTCATGGAAGTGGCGGAGGAAGTGTCGGCGAAGCGTATCGCCCGCAAGGTCGGCAAGACCCTGAAGGTGCTCGTCGACGAGATCAACAGCGATGGCGGCATCGGCCGCACGGCGGCAGATGCGCCGGAGATCGACGGTGTCGTGTATATCGCGCCGTCGACGAAGGCGTCGAAGCGCTACAAGGTCGGCGATTTCGTATCGGTGAGGATCACCGGCGCCGACGGCCACGACCTGTGGGGCGAGGTTTAA
- a CDS encoding sugar kinase, producing MAQAFPEILALGEAMVEFNQSSKDEPNYLQGFGGDTSNFCVAASRQGARTGFVSAVGEDHFGRLLIDLWQREGVDTSAVRIDGQAPTGVYFVSHGPGGHQFDYLRAGSAASRYASRDLPLDAIAGAKVIHLSGISLAISVSVCDAAFAAIEHARANGVRVSFDTNLRLKLWPLARARAVMLEAIRQTDICLPSWDDVTELTGLTGHDEIVDFLLALGPRVVALKLGKEGSYVATPDERRVVPGRVVNAVDATGAGDCFGGAFIARIVAGDDPFDAARYANVAAGLSTQGFGAVAPIPDRATVESVLAN from the coding sequence ATGGCCCAAGCATTTCCCGAGATTCTCGCGCTCGGCGAGGCGATGGTCGAGTTCAACCAGTCGTCGAAAGATGAGCCGAACTATCTGCAGGGCTTCGGCGGTGATACGTCGAATTTCTGCGTCGCGGCGTCGCGACAGGGCGCGCGTACGGGCTTTGTGTCGGCCGTCGGTGAAGATCATTTTGGCCGGCTGCTGATCGACCTGTGGCAACGCGAGGGTGTCGATACTTCTGCGGTGCGTATCGATGGGCAGGCGCCGACTGGCGTGTATTTCGTATCGCACGGGCCGGGCGGCCACCAGTTCGACTATCTGCGGGCGGGTTCCGCCGCGAGCCGCTACGCGTCCCGCGATCTGCCGCTCGATGCCATCGCGGGCGCGAAGGTGATCCACCTGTCGGGCATCAGTCTGGCGATCAGCGTGAGCGTGTGCGATGCCGCATTCGCCGCGATCGAACACGCGCGCGCGAATGGCGTGCGCGTGAGTTTCGACACCAATCTTCGTCTGAAGCTGTGGCCGCTTGCACGGGCGCGTGCGGTGATGCTCGAAGCGATCCGGCAGACCGACATCTGCCTGCCCAGCTGGGACGACGTGACCGAATTGACGGGCCTCACCGGACACGACGAAATCGTCGATTTTTTGCTCGCGCTTGGGCCGCGTGTCGTCGCGCTCAAGCTCGGCAAGGAAGGTTCCTATGTGGCGACGCCGGATGAGCGCCGCGTGGTGCCGGGCCGCGTGGTGAACGCGGTCGATGCGACCGGCGCGGGTGATTGCTTCGGTGGCGCGTTCATTGCGCGGATCGTCGCAGGCGACGATCCTTTTGATGCGGCGCGTTACGCCAATGTGGCGGCGGGTTTGTCGACACAGGGCTTCGGCGCGGTCGCACCGATTCCGGACCGCGCAACGGTCGAGAGTGTGCTGGCGAACTGA
- the phaR gene encoding polyhydroxyalkanoate synthesis repressor PhaR, with the protein MTTTKKTTAERLIKKYPNRRLYDTETSTYITLTDVKQLVLDQEDFKVIDAKSNEDLTRAILLQIILEEESGGLPMFSSSMLSQIIRFYGHAMQGMMGTYLEKNIQAFIDIQNKLTDQSKTLYEGNAMNPEVWSQFMNMQAPMMQGMMTSYIEQSKNMFVQMQEQMQNQAKSMFSTFPFNKQPNPEPEKK; encoded by the coding sequence ATGACTACTACAAAGAAGACGACGGCCGAACGACTGATCAAGAAATATCCGAACCGCCGGCTGTATGACACGGAAACGAGCACGTACATCACGCTGACGGACGTCAAGCAGCTCGTGCTGGATCAGGAGGACTTCAAGGTCATCGATGCGAAGAGCAACGAGGATCTGACGCGCGCCATCCTGCTGCAGATCATTCTCGAAGAGGAAAGCGGCGGCCTGCCGATGTTCTCGTCGTCGATGCTGTCGCAGATCATCCGCTTCTACGGGCACGCGATGCAGGGCATGATGGGCACTTACCTGGAAAAGAACATCCAGGCGTTCATCGACATCCAGAACAAGCTCACCGACCAGTCGAAGACGCTCTACGAAGGCAACGCGATGAATCCGGAGGTCTGGTCCCAGTTCATGAACATGCAGGCGCCGATGATGCAGGGCATGATGACGAGCTACATCGAGCAGTCGAAAAACATGTTCGTGCAGATGCAGGAGCAGATGCAGAATCAGGCGAAATCGATGTTCAGCACTTTCCCGTTCAACAAGCAGCCGAACCCGGAACCGGAAAAGAAGTAA
- a CDS encoding Ku protein yields the protein MAHMIWKGAISFGLVHVPVQLYPATQSENAGFNLLDKRSIDPIGYRQISKRTGKEVTRENIVRGFEYEKGQYVVLSDAEIRSAIPESTQTVDILAFVEAPEISFLYLDTPYYLAPDRKGEKVYALLREAMAASGKIGVANVVLHNKQHLAALVPLGPVLVLNTLHWADEVRPFDELKLPPEGLKSAGVTARELEMAKKLIDDMSDTWDPSSYHNTFRDDIMALVDKKVRTGKTEEIGAVEKEAAPRRSADILDLSDLLKRSLGRGKSKAAARGDDDGEAETSTRRKAKTVRRARRDTGPKDAPPRRRRAA from the coding sequence ATGGCACATATGATCTGGAAAGGCGCGATCAGCTTTGGACTCGTGCACGTGCCGGTGCAACTTTACCCGGCGACGCAGTCCGAGAACGCCGGCTTCAATCTGCTCGACAAGCGCTCGATCGATCCAATCGGCTACCGGCAGATCAGCAAGCGAACCGGCAAGGAAGTCACGCGGGAAAACATCGTGCGCGGCTTCGAATATGAGAAGGGCCAGTACGTGGTGCTGTCGGACGCCGAGATCCGCTCGGCGATCCCCGAGTCGACGCAGACGGTCGATATTCTCGCGTTCGTCGAGGCGCCGGAGATCTCGTTTCTGTACCTCGACACGCCGTACTACCTGGCGCCCGATCGCAAGGGCGAAAAAGTCTATGCGCTGCTGCGCGAGGCGATGGCGGCCTCAGGCAAGATCGGCGTCGCTAACGTCGTGCTGCACAACAAGCAGCACCTGGCGGCGCTGGTTCCACTCGGACCTGTGCTTGTGCTGAACACGCTGCACTGGGCCGATGAAGTGCGTCCGTTCGATGAACTGAAGCTGCCGCCCGAGGGTTTGAAATCGGCCGGGGTCACCGCCCGCGAACTAGAGATGGCGAAAAAGCTCATCGACGACATGAGCGACACGTGGGATCCGTCGAGCTATCACAACACCTTCCGCGACGACATCATGGCGCTGGTCGACAAGAAGGTTCGCACGGGCAAGACAGAGGAAATCGGCGCGGTTGAAAAGGAGGCCGCACCGCGCCGGTCGGCGGATATTCTCGATCTGTCGGACCTGCTGAAGCGCAGCCTGGGGCGCGGCAAGAGCAAGGCGGCCGCGCGCGGCGATGACGACGGGGAAGCGGAAACTTCAACCCGCCGAAAGGCGAAGACGGTCCGCCGCGCCCGTCGCGATACCGGACCGAAGGATGCGCCGCCACGCAGGCGTCGGGCAGCTTGA
- a CDS encoding 3-ketoacyl-ACP reductase, protein MAQRIAYVTGGMGGIGTSICQRLHKDGYKVVAGCGPNSPRREKWLGEQKALGFDFVASEGNVGDWESTKQAFDKVKAEVGEIDILVNNAGITRDVVFRKMTHEDWTAVIDTNLTSLFNVTKQVIDGMVERGFGRIINISSVNGQKGQFGQTNYSTAKAGIHGFTMALAQEVATKGVTVNTVSPGYIGTDMVKSIRPDVLEKIVATIPVRRLGRPDEIGSIVAWLASEESGFSTGADFSLNGGLHMG, encoded by the coding sequence ATGGCACAGCGAATTGCGTATGTAACGGGCGGGATGGGCGGCATCGGCACGAGTATCTGCCAGCGTCTGCACAAGGATGGCTACAAGGTCGTCGCTGGCTGCGGCCCGAATTCCCCACGTCGTGAAAAATGGCTGGGCGAGCAAAAAGCCCTCGGTTTCGATTTCGTCGCGTCGGAAGGCAACGTCGGCGACTGGGAGTCGACCAAGCAGGCGTTCGACAAGGTGAAGGCTGAAGTCGGCGAGATCGACATTCTGGTCAACAATGCCGGCATCACCCGCGACGTGGTGTTCCGCAAGATGACCCACGAAGACTGGACGGCTGTCATCGACACCAATCTCACGAGCCTCTTCAACGTGACGAAGCAGGTGATCGACGGCATGGTCGAGCGTGGCTTTGGCCGCATCATCAATATCTCGTCGGTGAACGGTCAGAAAGGCCAGTTCGGGCAGACCAACTATTCGACCGCGAAGGCCGGCATTCACGGCTTCACGATGGCGCTGGCCCAGGAAGTGGCAACCAAGGGCGTGACGGTGAACACCGTTTCGCCAGGCTACATCGGTACGGACATGGTGAAGTCGATCCGCCCCGACGTGCTCGAAAAGATCGTGGCGACGATTCCGGTGCGCCGTCTTGGCCGTCCGGATGAAATCGGCTCGATCGTGGCGTGGCTTGCCTCCGAAGAATCGGGCTTTTCGACGGGCGCCGATTTTTCGCTCAACGGCGGCCTGCACATGGGCTGA
- a CDS encoding cystathionine beta-lyase, producing the protein MTDAKSSRGLQTRIVRAEDDLTPGFESFAVPVTRASTVVFPDLATMRALDWRNDAQWRYGLHATPTSLVLAQRLAALEGGNHALLQPSGLSSISNVYFGLVKTGDDVLIPDNVYSPNRDHGDWLARDFGITARFYDPMIGAGIADLIQPNTRLIWLEAPGSVTMEVPDVRAITTAARARNVVTAIDNTWSAGLAFRPFEQGVDISVQALTKYQSGGGDVLMGATITVDRELHLKLKAARMRMGIGVSSDDCSLILRSLPSMKIRFEQHDRSALNIAKWLKTRPEIAAVLHPALPDCPGHEFYLRDFTGAGGLFSVVFDAKYSAAQIDTFCESLELFSLGWSWGGAHSLAMPYDVASMRTAAQWPDRGTLVRFYIGLEEESDLRADIEHSLATLA; encoded by the coding sequence ATGACTGACGCTAAATCCAGCCGCGGCTTGCAGACCCGCATCGTGCGCGCGGAAGACGACCTCACGCCCGGCTTCGAATCGTTCGCTGTGCCGGTTACACGCGCCTCGACCGTCGTGTTTCCGGATCTGGCGACAATGCGCGCACTCGACTGGCGCAACGACGCCCAATGGCGCTACGGTTTGCACGCGACGCCGACCTCGCTCGTGCTCGCGCAGCGTCTCGCGGCGCTCGAAGGCGGCAATCACGCGCTCTTGCAGCCGTCGGGGCTGTCGTCGATTTCGAACGTCTATTTCGGGCTGGTGAAAACCGGCGACGACGTGCTGATTCCCGACAACGTGTATTCGCCGAACCGTGATCATGGCGACTGGCTCGCGCGCGATTTCGGCATTACGGCGCGCTTTTACGATCCGATGATCGGCGCGGGTATTGCCGATCTGATCCAGCCGAACACGCGTCTCATCTGGCTCGAGGCGCCGGGTTCCGTGACGATGGAAGTGCCCGACGTACGCGCGATCACCACGGCGGCTCGCGCACGCAACGTCGTGACGGCGATCGACAACACGTGGTCGGCGGGGCTCGCCTTCCGACCGTTCGAACAGGGCGTCGACATCTCGGTGCAGGCCTTGACGAAATACCAGTCGGGCGGCGGCGACGTGCTGATGGGCGCGACGATCACCGTCGACCGTGAGTTGCATCTCAAGCTGAAGGCGGCGCGGATGCGCATGGGAATCGGCGTATCGTCGGACGACTGTTCGCTGATCCTGCGCAGCCTGCCGAGCATGAAGATCCGTTTCGAGCAGCACGATCGCAGCGCGCTCAATATCGCGAAGTGGCTCAAGACGCGTCCGGAGATCGCAGCGGTGCTGCATCCCGCGCTGCCGGACTGTCCGGGTCATGAGTTCTATTTGCGCGACTTCACCGGCGCGGGCGGACTCTTTTCCGTCGTGTTCGACGCAAAGTACAGTGCTGCGCAAATCGATACGTTCTGCGAGTCGCTGGAGCTGTTTTCGCTGGGATGGAGCTGGGGCGGTGCGCACAGCCTTGCGATGCCGTATGACGTTGCTTCGATGCGAACGGCCGCGCAATGGCCGGATCGTGGCACGCTCGTACGGTTCTATATCGGCCTCGAGGAAGAGTCCGATTTGCGCGCGGATATCGAGCACAGCCTCGCGACCCTGGCATAA